The sequence CTTCCTCGCCCAGGTTTGCCGCGCGTTTCGGGTTGCGCTGGTCTACGAACAAGCCTGACTGCCGAGTCTTTACAACACGTCTCAGAATGCGGACAAATCGGCCAACTGATGACGCTCTGACCTGGTCAAGGTTCTGGGGCACACCTTTGTCCATGAGAGGCGGGCCACCAAGCAGTGAATCCCACGATCGCACGGACTGCCACTTCTTCTCGTTGTTCAGGATGCCTTGCTGAATCTCGCCAATCAGTGCGCCGAGCGTATCCCAGGGGTCCGGCACGCGGATTAAGAGGTCAATGCCCGGCCCCGGATTACTACGGTCTCCGATTACGTCTTCAAGAGAATAAGCGTAGGTGAAGAATTGATCCGGCGGCTCACCAAAACAGTTCGGCAGGCCGGTTGTGAGTGTCTTCTTTCCCCAAGGCAGTAGATAACGGACATTTTCAAAAACCTTTGGCTTGAGGCCAAGGAACTCCCAAAACTCGATTTCTTCCGGTTTGATCCCTTTCCGGTCCTTATCAATAACAAGCAGGTCGTTCTGTTTCACGTTCAGCAGGATGACCGCCGTTTTCTCCGCCTCGGAAGTCTGTAGGATGGATTGAATCAGGAACGTGGCGTAAGAAGTCTTTGTTGCAAGTCCAGATATGCCGGCGATGTTCACATGCGCGCCTTCCGGCCCGAGAATATAGCGCTTGTCCAAGTACACACATGCCTTCGTGCCGTTGGACATGCGAATCATGCCGGCCGGAATCCGGTCTTTCTCATCCATCTTGTCAATGCCAAGTGCAACATGAATGCCTGCTTCGTCTGTGAACTGGACCGGCGACTCATTCTGCACGGGCATGTATATGCCCATTGGATAACGCAGTTGCGTGGACGGATCGTAGTTCGCCAGCACGTTGACTTCGGCAATATTCGCGCCTTGGCGTGGCGTCTGTGCTTCATTTGCCGTGCTGCCGAAATCGCTGGAAATGTAGTTGGATAGGTGTGACGGTGCGTCCGTCACTTGTTTGATGTTCGTCACAAGTCCGAAGGTGCGCGTCCCCTGCATCTGATCAGCCTCAACAATATCGAAGGGATTTGCGATTTCTTCCGGCGCAAGCCAGAACGAAAACTTCTCGGACGAATTCGGGTCGTTCTGCGTCGCAGACGCCTTCCCGATACATTTCTTGTCGGTCGCATTATCAGTTTTCTTAGCCATTGTCATCCTCCGTTTTCTTGTCACATCTTGGACATTATTAGCGGCCATTTCAGTCCTGCTTTCAGTGCTTCGTTGGAGATAAAACCGTTTTTCACCGCCTGTTCGGCAAGGTAGATTGCGTAAAGGTGGGCGTGCCAGCGCGCGTCCTTGCCGTGGGGTGTTGCCTGCCGTTCCGCCACGAGCACTGACGATATCTTGTCAATGAGTGCCGACGGAATCGCCTCTCCCTCACGGCTTGGATTAGGCAACTCAATCTTTACAACGCCCATGAGCGGATAATCCAGGTGCTTCTGCTCGCGCAACCGCACGAACCAAATTGCGGCCTTGCCAGAGCGGGATGCAAAGGCACACGTTCGTGCCGAATACGGCAAGTCGGCCAACAGCTCGTAAAGGTTCATCTTCTTGGTACCGCGTTTACTCTGAACCTGAAAAGTTGGCTCGCGGCTAAAGGACTTGTTCACCCAAAGCACGTTCGGAATTTCCTTCCACATGTACAGGTCCTTGCCGATATTGCCGTCGGACAACAGCCAATGTCCGGCGTCTCGCGGCAACTTCCTGCCCAGTTCTTCTTCCAGTTTCGCCATCATGTGGTGGGCCTTGTGCGGGGCGCGTGAACGTGGTTCCTTGCTTGACGTTCTCTCGGTCTCGCCGTCATCCTCCTGAAGATCGCAGAATCCGAATCGTTCGCCAGCTTTCTTCACCAAGTCCTCGACGCCTTCTCCAAATGATACAGCTTTCTTGTCCATCATGAGGATGATTTGATGTCGGGATGCGGCCACATTCACCTGTCCGTTGTCCTTACGGAACACCGTAGCCGCGCCGATCTGCGAGACGTGAATTGAAGTCCGGCGACTGCCTTCAACCACGTCGCCTAGGAAAAACGTTCGCGCGGAACCGTCGAGGAAGTACCGCAGGATGTGTTTGTCGGCACGATAGACCGGCACCAATTCAACGTAAGGTTTGGTATTGGGCGTTTCCAGCAGAACTTCAAAGAAGCTATCCTCGCCCATGCGCAGTCGGTCAATGACCTCGGCATGATCCGGGCGCACCATGTCTTCCATAGCCTGTCCGGTTGCCGGCAGGATCTTGGCTTCCTTGGAGATGAACTCCAATGCGGGCCGCAGTCCGGTAAATGGATTCCGCGCGCTCACATCTCCTCCAGAGACCGTTTGATTTCGGTCAAATCTTCGTCGGATAATCCCCACAACTTCGCCGCTGTCTTGTCGATCTCAGCCTCGATCTCCCGGACATCCGCATCATTTCCCTTTGCGGCGGTTTTGTGGGCGGACTGGGAAAGTTCAACCAATCGCATGTGTACCTTCGCGATGTCAGAGTATTTCGGGACCGCAATGTGCTTGAGCACGTGAACGCCGGTCTGGATTTCCATTCCATAAGCTGCCACTGCGAACCTTACCGGTAGTGAGTTAAGGACTGCGCAGAGGTAGTGCGCCTCGTTCTTGGTTAATACATCGACCATCATCAGTTTGTGGTCCGGGATGACCGATTGACCCTCTAACGGACCAACGAC comes from Kiritimatiellia bacterium and encodes:
- a CDS encoding ATP-binding protein: MAKKTDNATDKKCIGKASATQNDPNSSEKFSFWLAPEEIANPFDIVEADQMQGTRTFGLVTNIKQVTDAPSHLSNYISSDFGSTANEAQTPRQGANIAEVNVLANYDPSTQLRYPMGIYMPVQNESPVQFTDEAGIHVALGIDKMDEKDRIPAGMIRMSNGTKACVYLDKRYILGPEGAHVNIAGISGLATKTSYATFLIQSILQTSEAEKTAVILLNVKQNDLLVIDKDRKGIKPEEIEFWEFLGLKPKVFENVRYLLPWGKKTLTTGLPNCFGEPPDQFFTYAYSLEDVIGDRSNPGPGIDLLIRVPDPWDTLGALIGEIQQGILNNEKKWQSVRSWDSLLGGPPLMDKGVPQNLDQVRASSVGRFVRILRRVVKTRQSGLFVDQRNPKRAANLGEEVRNIKGGQTLVVDIAKLQDEERALVFGHIIKEVYAMYAEATVDERGDIPEKVIIFVDELNKYAPGRRGEGESSILDYVLDIAARGRSLGVVLISAEQFMSEVHGQVVGNCSTKVIGRSDSSELADPAYRFISQDVKANLTRLNKGELLLTHPIYRQPVRIEFPKPIYQAIGHDRTT